In Sus scrofa isolate TJ Tabasco breed Duroc chromosome 12, Sscrofa11.1, whole genome shotgun sequence, the DNA window GTGTTTTCTCTACGTTATCTTGGTCTAGAAAGACTTTGTGTATAATGTCAAGATTAAACAAAATGACTAGTTAATGCCAGTTAACCAAAACAGGGGGCTGCTTTATGATTCATGGCATGTTGGGACAATAAGCAGAGAAGGACGCTGAGGTCAACATTAGATAGATAAAATAGCAAACTTGCAAATTTTGCAAATTTTGTCAACTTATTGttgacaaaatttaaataatgtctttaaaattcaccttattttaaagatgacaCTGCACTTCTCAAGATCACCTGTCTAGTTTAACAGGAGAGCAGGGAGGCATAACCTGATCTTCCAAGTTCAAAACCACAACATGGTACTTCTCAGGAGACCAGgatccctgtctctgtctctgtctctgtctttctctctcgaAGAGATGGTGGTGAAGAGAGAGGTAGTTTTGAGGATTTGAGATCTGGTTCTCCTGGGCTTATCTGACCTCAGCCACCTTTATAATCCAGTTAACCTTGTCACCTTCTCTAGGCAAGATTCCCTAGATTAACCAAGACagtgaggtggggagagaagagctcccccagcagctgtggttctCACCTGGGCAGAGACTTGCTGCACAGGATGAGGTTAAAAGTAGCTCTTGTGCATCTGGGATGTGCAAGATTTAGGGAAAAACCTGCCAGTGGATACAGTTAGTTTCTGATGCTCCAAGATAGAGCcgagttttcttttaaatacctGCATGCCTGCATGATGCATTTAACACCTGCTTCTCATTAAATAATCAAACCATTTGTAAAGACAAACATTGGCTGATTAAGACAAAGGTTATGAGACAATTGTCATATCACAATTCCATTCTGGATTTACTCTCCTTGTGGGAGTTGGGGGTCACAGTACATAGAACTATCTCTGTGCCTTACAGCTTTACAGACATGTACACCTTTAATGTGACTGGAGCATCCCTCAACAGGGCAAGATCTTCCTGTACTTACTAGGGGAACCGAGAAATACCCATTGTGAAATGGTTTAAGGAGGAGGGTAGGGGTGGGTTCAGTGAAGAATCTTCTCCAAATCCTCATATTTAGGAGAGATATTGCTATTTCCAGTATGATCCCATATCAGTCATTACAATCTTTCCGTATGGTTTCTTCAGGGACTATCTGGAAGCAGCATGAGGCCCCCTGGTGGCCTGAAATAATTCATGCATTTACTCTCCAAACATTTGGAAGGGCAAACATGGCTAAAGAAGGTGGTGGTAAACGTTTACCTAGACCTGGTGCTTACAGTGGAGGCAGGGTGGGGAAAGATGGTCTATTTTGGGAGATTTGAGAAcgaaagcattttcttttaacAGATTTAAGCAAATGAACTGTATTTCTGGATCAACCactcattttttgatttttaaaaatttttattctttagttcaTTTAAGGTGAACTCACTAAGTATATTGAGTACTTAACCTGTGAAGGACATTTTATTAGGCATTGCAAGGGGGGTTAAAAGTATAAAAGGCATGTGATGCCCTTTTAAGGAGAtttggaagaagagaaaacatttatGGCACTAACATGGTAGAAAATGAAAGCTGCCATCAGAGAATAAAGAGGTAGAGACTCTCGAAGGACCAATTACTTTCAGATGTATAGGAACCTCTAGGAAGAGGGTGCATTTAAGCTGGGGCTCTAATGAGAAGCAGGATTTGGATATGTTGGAGAGGGAAATGATGGCATTATGCAGGGCAGAAAACAGAAGTTTGAACATACATGGAGGCAGGAAAACTGAAGCCTGATCCAGGAATGGTGAATTGTCTTGTCTGGCTAGCTTAAGCATTTTGGGGTTGAAATGAGAGTGAAAGCTGGATACATCTGTTTGGATCAGACAGTGGAGAACCTTGAACACTTGCCTGAGAAATGTCTTCATTATCAATAAGGAGCTTTTAGAAAGCTTTGAGCAGAAAAAAGGCAGGCAAAAGCACAGTCCCCCTCCCACTGTAATAAATACCATGCCATACCCTTTCATGGCCAAGAGGACTGTGGATTCACGTGAGGTGAAGATAACTCTGGTGCTCTCTACTGTATTCAACAGCTCTAGACTTTCATCATCTGACCTTTAAAGCCGGCAGAAACTAGGCCATGAGGGTATCTCCCTTTACCAAACTACTCAAGCCCCAGGAAGCACATACCAGAAAGCTTCTGCCATATTTAATTAAAGTCTTTGCTAGAACACCTTCATTGAAAGTGCTTTGctaggcttgtttttttttttttttttttttttgctttgtttttccaacGTTTGAGAAAGGCTTCATGTCTATCTTCCCACTCCTAGTCTAATGTGGTTTAAACGACATGACCCTGGAATATTTCCAGCTAGTGTTATGGGAGAGTTCTGGCTGTTCAATATCCACAGAAGCCAAGCGGTGACCTTGTTTGCATTGTATTACAACTAATTTACTTCAGCCACCTGAGAATGGATCCAGGGCCTGGCATATAGTTGGTGCTCTAAAACATGTTAAACACATATTTAACACGTAATTtgataaatacataatacatatttaacAACACATTATAAAATTCCTGACCCCAGGCATCGATTGCCTAGTCGTAATGGCTGAGAAATCTTTTAGAATATAGGAAACATAATTAATATTACTCTTCAGAAGTCATGAAAATGATGatgggataaaaataaaaatcttttagttAAGTTAGGAAGACACAACACACCCATTTGAAAGAAATACAACTGCGATGTTGCAGATGAAGCCAGGGAAGATTGGCAGTGTGAAATTGCAATAACAATAActacaacagaaacaaatatttaagacATTTCAGCagcaataagtatttattattttgaatgaactgtacatttaaactTTAATACAAAAATCATCAAAAGTGCTATAttggattattttaatattaatttatccCCCATGTCATCTAGTAGCCACACTTTTCaccttttattaaaaaagttCTGACATATAATTACTATCATCTAAAAACTATCCAAtgttaaaacatacaaaatattagTTTATTCTTCAAGAAAAGTACCACCGGTGATGAGTTACTGAAAGTGGGAAATAAACAGACGTCAGAGAATcaacttttcagaaaaaaaaaattatcacagaatttCACAAGAGTATGCAAAGTTCAAGGCAGTTTAGACTCCCAGCAGAACATTTTTATGATACAACTTCCTAAAAGCGTGGGATATCTCTTTTGCAGCCAGGTTGCTGGTGTCCCCAAACTCATCTTCTCTTGTCTCCTTTCGAAGGTGAAGCAAATGTTTTTGaatgccccccacctcccatgacccctaaaatatttaatatggaGAAAAAGCTGATTATTCAGTCTTAGAAATAGCCCTTAGAGTTAAGTTTGTCATAAAAGAAGACACATGTCTTTGCTCACAGATGAGTTCCGTCCACCCTCCACGGTCAGTCTATAGCAATGCCAAGTCAGTCCTCTCCCGCACTAGGCTGGGCTGATGAAGTGAGAGCAGGTCCTCAGGCCATGCATCGCATTTGGTCTCCTTCAGTCCTAAGCAAACAGGCTTCTCTGATTTGCCACGAGAACCGTTTGACTCTCCCGCCTTTTGGCTTTCTTGCTCCTCTGTCTCACCTTCCAGCATAAGGCGCTGGAGGCTAAGAGAAACAGTCCCGAGGAGAGAAGGACCAGGCCTAAGATGGAGATGATGGAGCCATGAGAATTGAAGCTGTAAGCCACGGCGGTGACCACTACACCCGCGATGAGGACCACCACGGCGAAGGGGATGATGCAGCGGTAGCAGGAGAGCTCGGCACCCCCCGTGGCAGCCGTCAGCTGAATCTCGCTGACCAGGGGAACCATAGTGACCACGACTTCACTGTTGGGGCTCTTTTCCATTGTCGCTGGCTTGGGAGACTTCGGGGTTCCCAGGATTTCCTTTATGGGCTCGTCCGCCATTTTTACAATGGAGTTTCCTAGCTGGGTTCACAGACTAGTCCTGGGCAGTCTCACCAGGGTGGAAGCTGTGGAGGAGAAGACAGAACACGGGAGCTAAGTGGATCAGAGTGAGCCCAGGCAAGTAGGAGTAAAAAGTTGGGGAAATACCACTGTATTCTTTTCTAGGAGGCATCAGTGCCTGTGAATCAGCTTTAAGATTGTTTTCCTAATTGTTTGCATTCTCTTTGCATTGGgcagaaagaaagataaagtagagaactataaagaaaagaaagatattaaaaGCAGGAAGCACTTTACGGTGCTTAATATAATCTGGCGATCTACAAATATTTTACaagcttttctcctttgtctaTTGCTTCTCTTTCCTCTAAACACACAGAAAAGCCTCGATCCAAATCCCAAAACAGCCtcattcaaaaagagaaaatggtatAAACAACACTTTGCCCAGACTgttccacactcacagcaactTAGACTCTGCCAATGTTTCCGGGCATAACATGCATTCTTTCCAAACTATCGCCCATTCACTGCACACCCAATCAATGTCAAGACCAGCAGCTAGCATACAGAAGATGTTCTTCTCCATCCACTGACAGTCAACAAGTCTTTATTGCTGTAAACATCAAACACAACACAGCACAGGTGGCCCTGAATTGACAGTGTGGCCATAGTTTGGCAAAAATTCAATGACAATAAGGCTAGGATTTGTGAGCTAAAATGTGGCAATATCCTCTGATCCATTTGAAAAAGCTAACACAAGAAAAAAGATCCAACGATTTTGTTGGTCAgaattgtgtgttttttaaaattaaatataagatcAACTATTAGAGTAATCAGCTGTCAATTCACAAAATTTCCATTCAACTCAACAAGGAATTTTGATATTATGTGTACCATATGTTTCCAATAAGCATACCTAAGTTTCAGTAAAGATTTACAAGTTCATTTTCACCCCATGCTCTTGTGTACAAAGACTTGCTGTGATACacttttctcaatatttttcttcgttttaaaattttatttttattaaagtacagttgatttacagagttgtgtcaattcctgctgtacagcatagtgacccagtcatacatatgtatacattctttttctcatactatcttccatctaAATATTTTGAACCTGAACATTTCAGGATGAAATATAAGACTCTTGATCAAAGGCATCTGGTTGAGATGCCATCTAGGAGAAATCAGTGAACACTCCTGTCTTGCCTCAGACCTGGTAAGTCATTCTCTTTTGTCCTGGAGCATTGATCTAGCAGCTAAAGGGCTGAGCAGTTGCAGTTGCTGAAAGCATTTAAAGGAAGATACTGGAGACAGATGGTTCCAGTGAGATGAATATTTTGATCATATTAAGCATCCACTGAAAACTAATTCAACCCCACatcaaacctcagtttcctccttgcCCTGGGAGGTAAAAATATCATCCCTTGTGCAATGAACTCAAAGTTAGGGCTGCCTCTTTATAAGGAATTTTTAGTCACCAAATTAATCCCTGCTGTTTAATGATACCCTAAAAAAAACTGGTGAGGCCAGTAAAAGGATATTTGTGATTCtatctgcaagaaaaaaaaaaaaatcttcagcccAAAGCTGAGACTTCAGCTAATCTAAAAATGAAGCTCTGTCCCCAAACCACTTACACGTACCTCAGAGAGAAGTAATCCATTACCAGGGAGACCAGTGAACTTGGAAGGGACTGAAGAGAAGCGCTTCTTCTGCAACTTCTGGGAAGAGAGCCTGTAATAGCAGGTCTGTCACCAAAATGACAAGGCAGGGATCCCctctggggaaaagaaaagatataaaataggaTACTGAACGGAGGGTTTTAGATCCTGGAGCTCTTGCTTTTATTCTACCTCTTCCTAAATGACGCttgtctttccctctctttctttttatttcctccccTGCCGGATTGCCCCtccctgccatttttttttcttcgttcTTTTCCTTGCCAGCAGATTCCGAGTTTTGGCTTCCCCCAGCTCTGCTCAGTGACATGATAAGTCAGAATCATTCGAGAGTCCCCAGAGACAGGAGCcagcttttacttttatttctcttgcagcCTTGACTGTGTGCACTGCTTTGCATTACTCAATTTTTCCCCAGCGCAGATCTTCCTCCCGCCCAGCATGCATTTTCACAAGAAAATCCCCGAGTCAGCGTTGCAGACCCAGCTGAGGGGACAGAGCTGAAGGGACAGACACTTTTAGGGCGGCAGGAACAGCTGTGAAGTCATTGGGCAGCTGAATCCAGCCCCTAAGCCAGCAAAAATCCGTGTTCCTAGGTCTCCTAAGTATTCTTTCCTCATGTATGTGTGCTGGCCATCTGAAGCTGAACCCCCCTCTCCTTATTTGATGTCAATTTATTTAGCAATGAGGGAGGGAGATACAAATGCTTGTGGTTAAGGAGGAAAACCAGTCACTTTGATTGAAACGTGATTACTGCTTGTGCTAGGAAGTACGTTTGGCACTGCTAAAATCATCATCAACATCACTGCCACTGTCATTTATAGAGCACCTCCTATGGGCACGGCACAAGCCAGGTGCCTCCATTAATATTAATTCTCACTAGTTTACAAAtgagtttaaattttataaatgaggctcagagaagtttagTAATCTGACAAAGGTCACACAGAAGAAGAGAAACACTTGGTAAGAATCTAGTCTTTAATTGGCACAGAAACCATGTAAGGAGTTTGTTAAATATAGATTCTGATTTAGTAAGTCTCTAACAAGCTCCTGGCTGATGTCAGTCTGCTGCTCCTTGACTCACTTTAAGGAGCAAGGcattctaaatatttaaacataaatggCTGGGCATGTCACGCTTtcaaactaaaattaaaagtCTCTTTCCCATACCCTCTCTCCAAATGGACTTATAGCTTTATCTTCTTACAGgtaatctattttaaatttttaaaattcagattgtcttgtagagggaaaaatgaaataatatttggtGACTATTATAACCTCATCCATAAACTTTTGTAGCTAAAAGTTATCCATCATCAATTTATTAATCTGCACAGTTTTAAAAGCCTGCTTTTAATTGGTACAACTAAtactacaaatataaaataaagcttgaaagggatttgttttccttctttctctggggTTGCTAGATTTCACTCACTCCTGGCAGGCGTGCATGCTCTCAGGCATGTCACCTCCGTTCTACAATGGCCTGCTCTTTCCAACCTTGTCCTGTAATGACAACCTGGAAATTTTGTcataaagggaaaagaatcagaaattcttttttctggAATGGAAACCAGAGCACGggctttttcattaaaaagaaatgaagttgaaaTCTTCTTGAGGCCTGGTGATTTGGGCAGCCCCGGCTGCTGAGGGTGAGACCTGGAGGGCCTTAGCCACTACAAtcctcagcctttaaaaaggtgGGGTGTAAAGGGACACAGCCATCATTCAGGAGGAGTGCTGTCACTTGGTATTGGAGAGAAGGGATACCTAAAACCAGGGCATCTTGGTATTTGCCAGCAGTGCCCTGGGAAGGTGGGGATGTGGGGGCCCACGGGCCACATGTTTAGAGGTTCTTGAGATGCTCCTTAGGAGAGCGGCAGTTGTCCCATGTGGATTTTGGTCTTCAGGGACAATTCCTCTCTACTTTCTAGCAAAGGCCACTTTCCTCCATCAAATAATCCAAGAACCCCACTGAGGCTCTGATTACCACCCTATCCTGTTGAAGATCATGTTCCCCAATTGCCCAAATCATAATTTGACACAATTTAGACTTCTCCCAGAGAAAAGCCAGAGGCACTTTTTCCCCTTGGTGAGCTCCTGGCTGAATTTATAATGAGAGACAGAGAGTGTTTCTGTGCTGGGAGCAGGGTTGGTCTGTCATCTTTGCTCCTAATACCAAAGCTTTCTTCAGCCTTTTCAGTCTGCAGATGTCACATGCACTTTAATTCTTCTTGAGAGTGTGTGCATCTTCCCAGATACACAGATGCACATCTTTAGGTTCTAAGTAGAAAAATGATGATTTGCATTGATAAATAAAGAGAAGTACAAAGCTTTGGAAGAAAGCAGAAATTGTATCCAAGGAATAGATACCTATTGTTATACCCAAGAATGCCTGcagttttaaatgacttttacctcttcaaattaaaattcatatatgAGGATatcatatacataaaatagataaccaaaaaaggatatactgtatagctCAAGGAACTATGttcgatattctgtaataacctgtatggcaaaagaatctgaaacagaatggatagatgtatatgtataaatgaatccttttgctgcatacctgaaactaacacaaattgtaaatcaactatactccaataaaattaatttaaaaaataagtaaccaaaataaaattaaagaggattcctCTTGATCAATGTCTGATatctttgaataattttattcctccctcctctctgtaAGATATTAAACATCCTGGTAATGCCTTAAGAGACACCTGCCCCAATTCAAAATCTCATCCACAATGCAAGCAGCCTTCTTTCTGCAACCCTTCCTTCAGAAGAGAGAGGAAATCTTTCTGGTTCTTTTTAAACACATGGCTCCTGGAGACTTCTTTAGTTTGGAGAGCTTTTCAGAAAGCTTCCAATCATGAATTAAATCTATATCCCTCCACCCTACCCTACTCCTCCATAGCCATTCCACATTTCTTCTCTCCCAGATCTTTCAAAAACCAAGGCAAATATCCTTACCTTTCCCAGCCAGAATTGGACTGAGACAGCTGCCAGCTCCGTCAGCGAACAGCTACCCAAAGAGGGGGATGCAAATCATTGCACTAGGGACCGTAAACAAAGTACTCACCAAGGCTTAAACACAATTAAGGGACCGGAGAAAAACTGGTAAGAGGAAATCCttgttttgctgtattttcttctgtgttCCCTTCTGTGAAACTGGaatccatatattttttaaaaaggaaaccatGTTTGGAAAGAGTgtcctcctttgtttttctttctttgtatcctCATTCAGGCTTTCATTTTTGAGGTTTTCCCTATCCAAAGCCCCCATTCTGATATTATCCATCTGTAATACTGTGAACATGCAAAAAGAATCTGTAATCCTTTTTCTACACTTCTAGGAAGGTGTGGAGTTGAAGGAATGTGTGGGCAGGGgagtgaaaaggtaaaaaaattttttttcacaataaCATGCGGGTAATGGAGAAGGATCGATGGTGAAATGGTATTTGATACCTTGTGTAGACCCTCTCCCTAAAGCCAGAGGAGAGGTTTTATCAGTGCTGTTTACCAGAAGGTAGCAAGGCACCATGGAAACAGTGGTACTCTGGAAAATCACATATACGATCAAATAAGCCAAACTTCTACCAAAGGCATCATAAAGAGCAGAATTAGGACCACTCACTGTTCTGGAGAAAATTCCCCTAAAtttgaaaaatctcattttactTAGAAACAAATCagaagtagacttttttttttttttttttggtctttttgtctttttttttttagggccacacctgaggcatatggaggttctcaggctaggagtccaatctgaactgtagctgccagactacaaaTCAGCCACAGAACCactggatccaaggtgcatctgtaacctacaccacagctcaccacaacgccggatccttaacccactgagcaaggccagggacaaacccacgtcctcatggatggtagtcaggtttgctaactgctgagccacaatggaaactcccaaacttttttttttaaattgaatttcctgaaaattgacagaacactgtaaacaaactataatggaaaaaaataaaaatcattataaaataaaaatagagttgctttacaatgttgtgctaatttctgttgtacagcttAGTGGCTTAGTTTTCCACTAAGCcagtacatattcttttttaaaaaatattcctttacatctatacatctttttaaaaaaatgttcctttcccTTGTGGTTTATCCGAGAAGATTGgacattgttccctgtgctatacagtaggacctcattatttatccattctaaatgaagtagtttgcatctactaatcccaaactcccattccacccctctcccttcctcctccccctcaacaaccacaagtctgttctccttgtccatgggtctgtttctgagAAATAAAGCTCTTTAGATGAGAGGGATATAGAGgtggagaaggacaaggaagatgGCCTGCACCATGAGAGAGATTTTGCTGGTTTCCCTTCAGAAAAAGCCaaagtttccattttttgattggccagggattgaacccatgccacagctgtaaccagggcTGCAGAAGtgatgacaacactggatccttaacccactgagccacaaaggaactctgtcCATTTCTTAATTGGTAAGgttaacattttggttttttgccatTGGGTAGATGCTGTGGATGATCTGGaaatttctcctttggaaacacACAGATTTTCATTTTGTGAGGAGCACCTCCATGTGTATTTGATTACTCACCCATATGTACTTGCAGTTTGCTTTTGCTTGGTGTGCTTGGGTTGGATAATTTTCAGCAGCCCTGGAGGATGCCAGCTCCTCCTGGCCCTCTGTCCAATCACCACATGCCTTTGATCTTCGTCGTCACCCAGTCCAGTTGGATTCAGTGAGATTTGGGAAGCTGGCCaaagtttttctcctttccaaTGCTTCTTTTAAGGGTGTGTCTGCATTTATTCTCCGAAACCATGCACATTTTGGAAATTGATCTGTGCTTTCATTTTGGATAACAGATCATGTTATTATTGCTACCCCCTACCCCTCACCCAAGACACTTTTCTTTGAGGTCTAGGGCATCAGATAGAGAGATCTGATAGTACCAAGTGGAATAATAGGTATGCCttagatatatattttactatttgcTGATCAATTTTCAGGTACCCCAAACTCATAAAATTCACATagatagagaaaggaaaacacatcATTTAGATGCACAGCCTGGTCACCATTCTCTTACCCATTTTGTTTGGGGTCACTATGAAAGATTATATAAACATAACACCCAGAGTTGCTAAAATCAAATAACTCAACAAGTGGGACCTTGGGAGGGATGAGTAAATCATCTCTCACTTCAACAAGAGCTAATTGTCCTTCTGGCCTCAGATGAAAAGAATTGACTTTTTTGTTTCATAATCCAAATATATGCTGAAAACAGCTATGATCCTGACACTTGCCCATGTATCTTGTGCAATCCTTTAAATTTGTATACATTATTCTTTGGAGGCctaagatgaggaaactcagaggTAAAGAGTTTTAGCAAATTGGGCTGATGCTTTCCAAGGCACCCCTGGGTCAGTCTCCCCTACTGGGCTATGGGTCACTTATTCCACTCCCTAAAATAATGTGCACAAATATGGTGTGATCTCAATTCACTCCTAATCAGCACTACAGTCCAGGCTTCAACATTGGGCTGTGCTGGGGATTTGAAAACACACTGTAACATGTAAAATTTTCTTAAAGCTAATAATTTATGACATTCTGTAAGGGTCAACTAGCCTCTCTTGTTCCATATTCAGAGAGCAGAACGTGCCTTCTGACCCGATTTGTCATATCCTAGTTGTGTCATGCTGCCATGGGATTGGTGCCTAGAAGATGAAACCAGCCTGGTCCAAGTAGGAGGGAAAGATTTATGGGAGACTGGTATTTGACAGAACAAGTAGGGAAGGAGAGGTGATTCTAGGAGGAAGGAATAGCCTATGTATAAATGTAGCTCAGAAAAAGGCAAGTCTTCTGCAGAGGGATTTGAGAAGCCACTGTGCCTGAGTATGAGAGAGCATGAGGCAGGCAGGGAGCAGTCCAGGGAAGACTGGAAATGGTTGCTGGTGAGAAAATTGTCAAGTTGGGAACTTATTTTAGAGCAATGTGGGTTTTGAGCAGCATGGCACAGACAGCTCTGTGCCTTGTCTGTGGTTGTCTGGCATTAAAGTGTTGTGacacatggggtgggggagggggattcAAAACAGGGAGAgcaggagttgctgtcatggcgcagaggaaacgaatccgacaggagccatgaggttgtgggttcgctccctggtctcgctcagcgggttaaggatctggcattgccataagctgtggtgtaggttgcaggcttggcttggatgtggcgttgctgtggctgtggcataggctggctgctacagcttgggttagacccctagtctgggaacctccatatgccactggtgcagccctaaaaagacacaaagacaaaacaaacaaataaacaaacggAAACACTAGAGTGGGCAGAAAGTATACAAGTTAGGAAACCCTTGTGATTCTCTAGGTGAGAGTGCCTGCTAATGGGAAAAGAGGGCAGGGCAAGGAACAGGCATGGGGTGGAGGATACACACTTAGTTTGGGTAGCATAGCTATCCATTTCTCCAGCAGACAGGCAAATGCTAGAAAAAGTGACATTATTGCCTGTGCACTAATTTGTGAAGCATTGTCTGAGGTGCCAAATAACGCTATCATAGACTCACAGATGAATTCCCTGCTAAAAAAATTGATTGAATTTATAACTCTATGCACACACTACAAAATAGCAGACacatatgcaatatatatatgtgtatatatatacacatatatatacatgatttgcGATTGCTCACTTTCTGAATGgaacaagaaataaatatttaatgcattCCAATTCAAGCCTCTAATTGTACTGATGATATAGAAATAAGGTAttgattccattttaaatttcagttttaagCTCCTTAAAAACAAGAACATAACTGTGCAATTCTAACATTAAAAAAGTACCTCATATATGATTTCTGGgagtaaaaatgttttctccc includes these proteins:
- the TMEM100 gene encoding transmembrane protein 100; amino-acid sequence: MADEPIKEILGTPKSPKPATMEKSPNSEVVVTMVPLVSEIQLTAATGGAELSCYRCIIPFAVVVLIAGVVVTAVAYSFNSHGSIISILGLVLLSSGLFLLASSALCWKVRQRSKKAKRRESQTVLVANQRSLFA